From Synoicihabitans lomoniglobus, the proteins below share one genomic window:
- a CDS encoding ArnT family glycosyltransferase has protein sequence MAQQIVEGDVLYRDALDHRGPLVPYLKAIVFAVAGDWNIDAAHLTLAVALGLYAAGLFFLARRLGQTATGFGAALSFTAIAFLLPGKLDTMAIHTEWFMVGFSLLGFLLFAYTWAHGDWVSGAVVGIMFGLGALAKQPGLLDLGVTWVLLAMLALFASAQDGERSRIARYFTGELIGVALPFAAALVYFGSHGAIRDFIYYAWTYNTSIYVPEIALPERLARIDSPFLLAWTYCPFVLVLGASAAVGLIARVLRNRSAKHGNFPLLEWLTLGWTATGLVSNALSGRGFPHYAIHVIPGLSLACGWLLAKGWALATGRANTKRRIPRATAAAALIGIFGFAIGDSVKLHGMIDGRNDPIDIAMREAIQQNCEPADRIFIWGFSPEVYVAAERLPSSRFIYANFLTGMVPWTNTDPATDTSYAIVPGAWDEFWSDYDSVPPALIVDAPIRAYAKYPLLSQKRLGDEVVENYAQVALDVTQHIPHKVFRRLETTSPNGVEAADLIENPAMELRIRRSGVDHPDIVSVECTAPIGTSHIVFRIGGRPEATVAVNRTRPVHVAFLVRLAKLVSLGTDRVDCVAVAETGLTRSPLEEVGRRLAIDRSAFLQNPVLEFGSTEIYGDGQGQGWKSEIRHGHVGWSTSEAFRLAFNRPEMMDRMFFEWDGNSVPNVSWQPQVGPEVAIEPIHLDGFSYVVAFEKRETGLIIIEQSESGSGGWLGRPIGGADGPALTLGNRTIYPIYSFSEVAGRPSLLPDNTWSIHAPAEVRYPLEPGITGVMLNYGFYDSSFIQPSNPPTNGASFDVSAVNPDGQEELQFSHYVSPLQRESDRGRQTNEIPLTNKSSGELKIVVTAGQGGDRSGDWTYLADSALQGPGPDILLFDGRALVPNEGTFGSGDIIQVRLPNGNWDAHAPSRLVYDCPPELSGVTVRFGIKPDAYTNRTRAQSTNGIDLIVEFVAADGTLLKLLERPLRPWDNPNDRGTVSAHASIPPHELGQLIIRTTGGPELNPSFDWSYWGRFEGFVFDQPRD, from the coding sequence ATGGCACAGCAAATTGTGGAGGGGGATGTGCTCTATCGCGACGCCCTCGACCACCGTGGACCGCTGGTGCCCTATCTTAAAGCAATCGTTTTCGCGGTGGCCGGGGACTGGAATATCGATGCCGCGCATCTCACGCTCGCAGTAGCACTGGGATTATACGCCGCCGGTCTGTTTTTCCTCGCGCGACGTCTCGGGCAAACCGCCACCGGTTTCGGCGCGGCGTTGAGTTTCACCGCCATCGCATTTCTCCTTCCGGGTAAACTCGATACCATGGCAATTCACACGGAATGGTTCATGGTGGGGTTTTCGCTGCTCGGATTTCTACTTTTCGCCTACACGTGGGCGCACGGCGATTGGGTCAGTGGAGCCGTGGTTGGCATCATGTTTGGACTTGGAGCATTGGCTAAACAGCCCGGACTCCTGGACTTGGGCGTAACGTGGGTATTGCTCGCAATGCTCGCGTTGTTCGCCTCCGCCCAAGACGGTGAGCGGTCACGCATTGCACGCTACTTCACCGGCGAACTGATCGGCGTCGCTTTGCCGTTCGCCGCCGCGCTAGTATATTTTGGCTCCCACGGAGCGATACGCGATTTCATCTACTACGCGTGGACCTACAATACCTCGATCTATGTTCCGGAAATAGCACTTCCTGAACGGTTGGCTCGGATCGATTCACCATTCCTACTTGCTTGGACCTACTGTCCGTTCGTTTTGGTTTTAGGTGCGTCTGCCGCAGTTGGACTCATCGCACGTGTCCTGAGGAATCGATCTGCAAAACACGGCAACTTCCCGTTGCTCGAATGGCTGACACTGGGTTGGACCGCAACAGGACTCGTCTCGAACGCGCTCAGTGGTCGAGGATTTCCTCACTATGCGATTCATGTTATCCCTGGGCTGAGCTTGGCGTGCGGATGGTTATTGGCCAAAGGCTGGGCACTGGCCACCGGCAGGGCTAATACCAAACGACGGATTCCGCGCGCTACCGCTGCGGCAGCCTTGATCGGAATTTTCGGATTTGCGATTGGCGACTCCGTCAAACTTCATGGCATGATTGACGGCCGCAACGATCCCATCGATATCGCGATGAGGGAAGCAATCCAACAAAACTGCGAACCCGCCGATCGGATATTCATTTGGGGATTTTCCCCGGAAGTATATGTCGCAGCTGAACGCCTGCCCTCATCCCGGTTTATCTACGCGAATTTCCTCACCGGGATGGTGCCGTGGACCAATACCGATCCAGCCACCGACACGTCCTACGCGATCGTGCCGGGGGCATGGGACGAATTTTGGTCGGACTACGATTCGGTCCCTCCGGCCCTCATAGTTGACGCCCCCATCAGAGCGTATGCAAAGTATCCCCTCCTATCCCAAAAACGCTTGGGCGATGAGGTCGTTGAAAACTATGCGCAAGTCGCGTTGGATGTGACTCAGCATATCCCGCACAAGGTTTTTCGCCGCCTCGAAACGACTTCACCGAATGGAGTGGAAGCGGCCGATCTCATCGAGAATCCCGCGATGGAGCTGAGGATTCGTCGATCGGGAGTCGATCATCCCGATATTGTCAGCGTTGAGTGCACGGCCCCGATCGGCACCTCTCACATCGTGTTTCGAATCGGAGGCCGACCTGAAGCGACGGTCGCGGTAAATCGCACCCGCCCGGTGCACGTGGCCTTCCTCGTCCGTCTAGCCAAGCTGGTAAGTCTGGGCACCGATCGAGTGGATTGTGTGGCCGTAGCCGAAACGGGTCTAACACGCAGTCCTCTTGAAGAAGTGGGGCGCAGGTTGGCGATCGATCGCAGCGCATTCCTTCAAAATCCGGTTCTCGAGTTTGGTAGCACCGAGATTTACGGGGATGGACAGGGTCAGGGCTGGAAATCAGAAATTCGGCACGGACACGTCGGCTGGTCGACCAGCGAAGCGTTTCGACTCGCTTTCAATCGACCCGAGATGATGGACCGCATGTTCTTTGAATGGGACGGAAACAGCGTGCCAAATGTGTCTTGGCAGCCTCAGGTTGGACCCGAAGTCGCGATCGAACCTATTCATTTGGACGGATTCTCCTATGTCGTCGCGTTCGAAAAGCGTGAAACCGGTCTGATCATCATCGAGCAATCGGAAAGCGGTAGCGGGGGTTGGCTGGGCCGACCAATAGGAGGGGCCGACGGTCCGGCTCTGACTCTCGGCAATAGAACCATCTATCCGATCTATAGTTTTTCTGAAGTGGCGGGTCGGCCCAGCTTGCTCCCCGACAATACTTGGTCAATTCACGCTCCCGCCGAAGTGCGATACCCCCTTGAACCGGGCATTACCGGGGTGATGCTGAATTATGGTTTCTATGATTCCAGTTTCATCCAACCATCCAATCCACCTACCAATGGTGCTTCATTCGATGTGTCCGCAGTGAATCCCGACGGCCAGGAAGAACTGCAATTTTCCCATTATGTAAGTCCGCTCCAGCGAGAGTCCGACCGGGGTCGCCAAACCAATGAAATTCCACTTACCAATAAATCCAGCGGCGAATTAAAGATTGTCGTCACCGCCGGCCAAGGAGGCGACCGATCCGGTGATTGGACCTATCTAGCGGATTCGGCCCTGCAAGGGCCAGGACCTGACATTCTGCTCTTCGATGGCCGAGCCCTCGTGCCAAATGAAGGGACCTTCGGGTCGGGCGACATCATCCAAGTCCGACTTCCGAACGGGAATTGGGATGCGCACGCGCCATCACGACTAGTCTACGATTGTCCCCCTGAACTCAGCGGAGTTACCGTTCGGTTTGGAATCAAGCCAGACGCTTACACGAACCGCACTCGTGCGCAGTCAACCAATGGTATCGACCTGATTGTTGAGTTCGTTGCGGCCGATGGCACACTCTTGAAACTACTTGAGCGGCCGTTGCGTCCCTGGGATAATCCGAACGATCGCGGAACCGTCTCGGCTCACGCCTCAATTCCTCCTCACGAACTCGGTCAACTCATTATTCGCACCACCGGTGGCCCTGAATTGAACCCCTCATTCGACTGGAGTTATTGGGGGAGATTCGAAGGTTTCGTTTTCGATCAACCCCGCGATTAG
- a CDS encoding ArnT family glycosyltransferase, with product MNKNFRSILALLSRRPLILVSIAVTCWIFWLRAPSFDVTMWNVDETIHTAIAQTLLDGGLIYRDAIDQRTPLTYYVFAVVFAITGVELPAIRILIAAMIVGTCLMLGKMVRSLHGNLTAVLAVVGFGSFSSYLLFPSDSFAANTEWFVVFFTAAAASTFWGNSSSNVNGVRCVWTGVLLGLAALSKQSALLEAAPAGCALLTMGVSRHMSWHKIMLCGGAILSGFSLVIAVSVIALTVAGAGSDYFFYAWTYNLQYYGPEIKFLDKLASGLPWFAAIWTNYPILFIFGVGAAIGCFLRTVQLASSARDQEQRPKDVYLLTWCIASFGGALSGGRGFDHYFIPCLAPFAWMAARGAGAVVSVIHANQTQYPRVARVVAGLIVMGFVGSALIRSAEAREIPAPQDDPAMKISDVIRDHVSDDDSIFVWGFNPDIYYYSGTKPASRFVYCTFQTGLVPWTNVAPEVDTTYAIVPGAMDDLLADLEFSAPRVIVDCSDSSYRHFDKYPLSKFPRLETWIDEQYRELNSKKIRQHGFRIFLRRDAVITTPRDSVDSVSTTGVRLADHINLVPGLNRVEVQATSNDDPIVGVDLKLNGRSVGAVTVADCSSVDIIFPLLLAANVEQVTLHPWVRRQHSGWESGQKSVVKVSAFSATIEQALEFALPVVRGRLSASGVRAPFGASTNSFDGHRNFAMHAPSLLRYDLPADAARISGAFGLPAGAYASDNPSPTDGAEFIVRVRQGNKTAHELLRRLVIPNINPDDAGIHAFDLELPVDDSMATLEFEITPGPSGVSSSDWTFWSDLRIETSP from the coding sequence GTGAATAAAAATTTCCGCTCCATCTTGGCCCTCCTTTCGAGGAGGCCGCTCATACTCGTCTCGATTGCCGTGACATGCTGGATATTTTGGCTTCGTGCGCCAAGTTTCGACGTCACGATGTGGAACGTGGATGAAACGATTCACACCGCCATTGCTCAAACTCTGCTCGATGGAGGCTTGATCTACCGAGACGCGATCGATCAGCGAACACCACTGACCTACTACGTTTTCGCGGTAGTGTTCGCGATCACCGGTGTGGAATTGCCCGCCATCCGAATCCTAATTGCGGCAATGATCGTAGGGACTTGCTTGATGCTAGGAAAAATGGTGCGCAGCTTGCACGGGAACCTAACGGCAGTCTTGGCAGTTGTCGGATTTGGCTCATTCTCCAGCTACCTTCTTTTTCCCTCCGACTCCTTCGCGGCCAACACCGAGTGGTTTGTGGTATTTTTCACCGCCGCTGCCGCCTCGACATTCTGGGGGAATTCCTCCTCGAACGTTAATGGAGTCCGGTGCGTATGGACCGGAGTTTTACTCGGTCTAGCCGCTCTGAGCAAACAGTCCGCACTACTCGAAGCCGCCCCGGCCGGATGCGCCCTTTTAACCATGGGCGTTTCGAGACACATGTCTTGGCACAAAATCATGCTCTGCGGGGGCGCGATTTTGTCTGGGTTCTCTCTGGTGATAGCCGTTTCGGTGATTGCTTTGACCGTGGCCGGAGCCGGCTCCGACTACTTTTTTTACGCTTGGACCTACAATCTCCAATACTACGGGCCCGAAATCAAATTTCTCGATAAACTCGCTTCCGGCCTCCCTTGGTTTGCTGCGATTTGGACCAACTACCCAATCTTGTTCATCTTCGGCGTTGGAGCGGCAATCGGTTGTTTCTTACGGACCGTCCAACTGGCTTCTTCGGCACGTGATCAAGAGCAACGGCCAAAGGATGTTTATCTGTTGACGTGGTGCATCGCCTCATTCGGGGGGGCGTTATCCGGGGGGCGCGGATTCGATCACTACTTCATTCCGTGCCTAGCTCCGTTTGCATGGATGGCGGCCAGAGGCGCAGGTGCCGTGGTTTCGGTGATACATGCAAACCAAACCCAATATCCGCGTGTCGCCAGGGTGGTAGCGGGACTGATTGTGATGGGGTTTGTCGGCAGCGCTCTGATCCGATCAGCGGAGGCGCGCGAGATTCCGGCCCCTCAAGATGATCCCGCGATGAAGATATCAGACGTCATCCGTGACCATGTCTCGGATGATGACTCCATTTTCGTGTGGGGTTTCAACCCAGACATCTACTACTATTCTGGAACGAAGCCCGCATCGAGGTTTGTTTACTGCACGTTCCAAACCGGACTGGTGCCTTGGACCAATGTCGCTCCAGAAGTTGATACCACCTACGCAATCGTGCCGGGTGCCATGGACGACTTGCTAGCCGATCTGGAGTTCTCCGCTCCTCGTGTCATTGTTGACTGCTCGGACTCCAGCTATCGTCATTTCGACAAATATCCCCTTTCTAAGTTTCCTCGACTGGAAACATGGATCGACGAGCAGTATCGCGAATTGAATTCCAAGAAAATCCGTCAGCACGGATTCAGAATATTCCTACGACGAGACGCTGTCATCACAACACCGCGCGACTCAGTTGATTCAGTTTCCACCACCGGTGTCCGCCTGGCAGATCACATCAATCTAGTGCCGGGACTTAATCGAGTCGAAGTGCAGGCGACGTCGAACGATGACCCGATTGTCGGGGTGGATTTGAAGCTCAACGGCCGGTCGGTCGGCGCGGTCACTGTCGCTGATTGTTCATCGGTCGACATAATATTTCCGCTGCTGCTGGCCGCCAATGTCGAGCAAGTTACGCTTCATCCTTGGGTGCGCCGCCAACATAGTGGCTGGGAATCAGGTCAAAAATCAGTGGTCAAAGTTTCCGCATTCAGCGCCACAATCGAGCAAGCTTTGGAATTTGCCCTGCCAGTGGTGAGAGGGCGTTTGTCGGCCAGTGGGGTTCGAGCTCCGTTCGGGGCGAGCACGAACTCATTCGACGGCCATCGCAATTTCGCCATGCACGCCCCCTCTCTTCTCCGCTATGATCTACCGGCCGATGCCGCCCGAATCTCCGGGGCCTTCGGTCTACCGGCCGGTGCCTATGCGTCAGACAATCCATCTCCCACGGATGGAGCGGAGTTTATCGTGCGGGTCCGGCAAGGGAATAAGACCGCCCATGAGCTCCTTCGGCGTTTGGTCATACCGAACATAAATCCAGATGATGCGGGCATTCATGCATTTGACCTCGAATTGCCGGTCGATGATAGCATGGCCACCTTGGAATTTGAAATCACTCCCGGCCCTTCTGGGGTTTCTTCCAGCGACTGGACTTTTTGGTCCGATTTGCGAATTGAAACTTCCCCCTAG
- a CDS encoding glycosyltransferase family 2 protein encodes MPCLNEALTLPDCLREARETIERLGVRGEILIADNGSTDGSQDIAEAAGARVVPVAQRGYGHALNAGIHAAKGRYIFMADADGSYDFRECGPLLETLRAGADIAMGNRFAGGIHPGAMPWKNRYIGNPVLSFLGRLFFKIPTRDFHCGLRGGSKRALTGLDLRTGGMEFASEMVIKASLSGLKMAESPVSLRPDGRDRPPHLRPWRDGWRHLRFMLLFNPRWLFMLPGLALLLGGFIGFAVLLRGPLEIGSITLDVHTLLYAAAAILCGFQAVAFAALSKVFVHEAGLAPKTSRMNKNPPFAGLTIERSIVVAVVLAALGLGLSFEAVHRWKQAAFGNLSPSEILRWAVPAVTCLVLSMQLTLAGFFVDMMRLRLRR; translated from the coding sequence ATGCCGTGTCTCAACGAAGCGCTGACGCTTCCGGATTGCCTGCGCGAAGCACGCGAGACAATCGAGCGACTAGGAGTGCGGGGCGAAATTCTCATCGCTGACAATGGTAGCACAGATGGGTCGCAAGACATTGCCGAAGCCGCCGGAGCGCGGGTCGTTCCCGTCGCGCAACGCGGTTACGGTCATGCCCTCAACGCGGGAATCCACGCGGCCAAGGGTCGTTACATTTTCATGGCCGACGCCGATGGTAGCTACGATTTCCGCGAATGCGGTCCCTTGTTGGAAACGTTGCGCGCGGGTGCGGATATTGCGATGGGCAACCGCTTCGCCGGCGGCATCCACCCCGGTGCGATGCCATGGAAAAACCGCTACATTGGCAATCCTGTGCTCAGCTTCCTCGGACGGCTGTTTTTCAAAATCCCCACCCGCGATTTTCACTGCGGGCTGCGGGGGGGATCCAAGCGCGCATTGACCGGTCTCGACCTGCGGACGGGCGGTATGGAATTTGCCTCGGAAATGGTTATCAAGGCCTCTCTTTCGGGACTAAAGATGGCGGAATCCCCCGTTTCTTTACGACCTGATGGTCGCGACCGCCCGCCCCATCTGCGCCCATGGCGCGACGGTTGGCGACACTTGCGCTTCATGCTGCTGTTCAATCCTCGATGGTTGTTCATGTTGCCGGGATTGGCACTGCTGCTGGGAGGTTTCATCGGATTCGCTGTCCTGCTGAGAGGTCCATTGGAGATCGGATCGATCACGCTTGATGTGCACACGTTGCTGTATGCGGCGGCGGCGATACTTTGTGGATTTCAAGCAGTGGCCTTCGCCGCACTTTCAAAGGTTTTCGTGCACGAGGCGGGATTGGCTCCAAAAACTTCCCGCATGAACAAAAACCCGCCGTTTGCAGGGTTGACCATCGAGCGCAGTATTGTGGTTGCCGTTGTCCTTGCTGCACTCGGGTTGGGATTATCCTTCGAAGCAGTTCATCGCTGGAAGCAAGCGGCCTTCGGAAATCTATCACCCTCTGAAATTCTCCGTTGGGCGGTGCCTGCGGTAACTTGCTTGGTGCTGTCAATGCAGCTCACTCTAGCGGGATTCTTCGTCGACATGATGCGCCTTCGTCTTCGCCGATGA
- a CDS encoding glycosyltransferase family 39 protein has product MEFPSYQLLTATASELVGGNIVIAGRGVSVLAALLTLPALWLLMGYIGLSPTERAFTLALLLVSPLYAHYARAVLIETWATALACWWLAAFVEALHREKEDPRWLIAATIVGVVAAMTKITTFAVVLPPAALIVMLRSRDAGQPLLFRAGLMTLPALIAGAWWTHATDAIKASHPYADFLTSTALSDWNWGTFAQRLDPAWWQRCIYHLQLIAPGWTWLLIGAGFFWGSRRIRFAIALSAITTATGPFAFANLYYVHDYYFVAVAPAVVLMIGLGVATLWQRFGASRNGRVMIALLVVAMLVAQNINFRQGLGRGQMQSRPVPELATLLHDLTGADDNLVIFGREWDPLMTFYAQRWMAAIRGTHEANSEAWSASREALAPDDYTVLVALDSIAGDTSFIHYRCRELGLLTEPLVSTAEADIYVDAATRDRLTPVVAAMLSVGRVLPERPDRMEPGETRLEFVAADWRPLTVNEAAINFPQCEPYPDFVFTRHDPGQMNLPPKPVLLLHPPGGVRFNAVSRDRTVEFDYGIMPEIWEKERDSDGVRFRFFAKTINSRSRIVWEDFVQPRTLESDRGKLTTSFILPAGHTLELQIDAGPDHNPGYDWSYIAGLKLLD; this is encoded by the coding sequence ATGGAATTCCCTTCCTATCAGCTTCTCACGGCAACGGCGTCAGAGCTGGTGGGCGGGAACATCGTCATCGCGGGTCGCGGCGTTTCCGTTCTTGCAGCATTACTCACACTGCCGGCGCTCTGGCTGCTGATGGGATATATCGGCCTGAGCCCTACCGAGCGCGCCTTCACGCTGGCATTGCTGCTGGTTTCACCGCTTTATGCACACTATGCACGAGCAGTGCTCATCGAAACGTGGGCGACGGCGCTCGCCTGTTGGTGGTTGGCAGCTTTCGTAGAGGCATTGCATCGTGAGAAGGAAGATCCACGATGGTTAATCGCGGCCACGATTGTAGGGGTCGTTGCCGCGATGACGAAAATCACCACCTTCGCCGTGGTGTTGCCTCCGGCCGCGCTGATCGTGATGTTGCGCTCGCGTGACGCAGGGCAACCACTGCTTTTTCGCGCGGGACTCATGACACTTCCGGCGCTCATTGCGGGTGCTTGGTGGACGCACGCAACCGACGCGATCAAGGCATCGCATCCCTATGCTGACTTTCTCACGTCAACGGCACTGAGCGATTGGAATTGGGGGACATTCGCACAGCGACTTGATCCGGCTTGGTGGCAACGATGCATTTATCATCTTCAACTTATCGCGCCGGGGTGGACTTGGTTGTTGATCGGCGCAGGATTTTTTTGGGGATCGCGTCGAATCAGGTTCGCAATCGCTTTGTCCGCCATCACCACCGCGACCGGTCCCTTCGCATTTGCGAATCTATACTATGTTCATGACTACTATTTTGTAGCGGTGGCACCAGCTGTAGTCCTAATGATTGGGCTGGGAGTCGCTACACTTTGGCAGCGGTTTGGAGCATCCCGCAACGGGCGCGTGATGATCGCGCTTTTAGTGGTCGCAATGCTGGTGGCCCAAAACATAAACTTCCGTCAGGGACTGGGACGCGGGCAAATGCAAAGTCGCCCGGTTCCCGAACTCGCGACCTTGCTGCATGACCTCACCGGAGCTGACGACAACCTAGTCATTTTCGGTCGCGAATGGGACCCCTTGATGACTTTTTACGCGCAGCGATGGATGGCCGCCATCCGAGGCACTCACGAAGCGAATTCCGAGGCATGGTCCGCCTCGCGGGAGGCATTGGCCCCGGACGACTATACGGTGTTGGTCGCACTCGATTCCATCGCGGGTGACACGTCCTTCATCCATTATCGTTGCCGAGAATTGGGCTTGCTCACCGAACCTTTGGTATCAACCGCGGAAGCCGATATCTACGTTGATGCCGCCACCAGGGATCGTCTCACTCCCGTCGTGGCGGCGATGCTGTCAGTCGGGCGAGTGCTACCCGAACGGCCCGACCGGATGGAGCCGGGCGAAACGCGTTTGGAATTTGTGGCCGCCGACTGGCGCCCACTCACCGTAAACGAGGCGGCCATCAATTTCCCCCAATGCGAACCGTATCCCGATTTCGTGTTTACCAGACATGACCCGGGCCAGATGAATTTGCCGCCCAAGCCTGTGCTATTGCTGCATCCTCCCGGGGGCGTGCGATTCAACGCCGTGTCACGTGACCGAACCGTGGAATTCGACTACGGGATAATGCCGGAAATATGGGAAAAAGAACGCGACTCCGATGGCGTCCGTTTTCGGTTTTTCGCTAAAACAATCAATTCCCGCAGTCGAATCGTTTGGGAAGACTTTGTGCAACCGCGCACACTCGAATCCGACCGAGGCAAACTTACGACATCGTTCATCTTGCCAGCCGGACATACCCTCGAACTACAGATCGACGCCGGCCCGGATCACAATCCGGGCTATGATTGGTCGTATATCGCAGGATTAAAGCTGCTCGATTGA